The following nucleotide sequence is from Oreochromis niloticus isolate F11D_XX linkage group LG9, O_niloticus_UMD_NMBU, whole genome shotgun sequence.
TCATattatattaattattattttagcaTCAATATTTGAATTCATGGcttaattaaaaatgtcttaACATTTATTGAGCTCGGATATAAAATTCTTTTTATCCACAACTAAACTCATGTGTCAAAAGACAAATGCCTGGTGTTGCTGCTCAACAACCAAATTGTACTGTTACTGTGCCCTTTCTCACACTTTGTGATTAATTTTAGTGCTGATGCAGTCACTGCAGATGTGCTACaagataaatgtaaatgtaagtgCTTGTGGCAGAGGGACTTCTCTGTGACTGAATTTTGAGGAAGTTGGTCAACAAAGTCTTTTGTGTCGATTGATGAGAGTAAATATCAGCTAAATATTTCCACCAAATGGatatatcaaatgtatttaATAACATAAACATGAATTTTTAATGAAACAAGGAAAGTGGATTTAAAAAACGAATCACTTTTCAGGAAATTGGTATCTTACTTATTCTTTCAGCCAAGGGcgtcgatttggcatggacggaggggacatgtccccaccaataatttgattgcttcttgtaaaaaaacaacaacaaacccgatagaaagaaaaaaaaagatctgtcagCGTCTCagtcacccagcggtgcagaaagagttaaattacgttctctactggagtccgacctcatgtgacaaatatggccaatgtgattggctgagcctttcagggagctctgtttagtttcagcagcggcaagcctgcgctgaGAGGAGGACGGTAGCAAAGAGGAAGAAAgtgcatataagaaagtatttttttaaagaaacctgtaagtcaatTAAAGCCAagctcactcataaaatgtgtccgtcataataacgttacaagCTATGCTAGACTTTGGctcacatcagtctaaaattgtatgtaaccatgaattaCGTGTTTTgaaaactaactgcacaacaggcagctcTATTAGTTCTCCCAGTCTCAGAGcaacatttctaattttgattgaaactgtcagaaaaaacggcagcctcgagcaagccaggatattagtttacagaggcagTTAAAATTATAcgtctaacgttaaaatgttggtgacacaataatttcatcctagtggcactgacatattcatagggttaatttttgagacaaaatatcatgaggtagtcatgattttgcaaatattccaccttgtagtgcagtttgcactacaattgttaggctgctgatgtaaattgatAGATTAGTGTAGatttgacaaagaatctgaattgacatgtctcactttttatatggcacgaatcaatgtgttattttatcaggtggcaatatgtcctagtgcagtcagaggggaaaagccagggccaaaggtgaggcacatcaagcacagaataataattttgtggtcatcttagatgagtttTATCGACAAAAACCACCGGTTCATttagtgttcccttagtgctaatgtataagagaAGTTGGTGTACTCTAACTGAAGTAATcgtgttaagataagataagattacctttcgttttgtcacagcagaaagtggacagtgcaaagtaatatagcaaaaattagaatacaataagaataatatactgtacacaactgtacagaatagaataaaatagtagaataaaatatacattaggatacaaatagaatacaaatgttatatacaactgattaaaaatacaacttacaacgtcttattgcacatgtgtgtgtttgatcagctgcaaaagtctttgttgtggagtctgacagcagtggggaggaaagacctgcgaaatcgcTCCATCCCACATATAAGGCCTTAAagttatattcttttattgtcttgactgtatttgaagctatttttatttttgtatgatacctgatttatgtggaataaaatcaaagtaaactaaagtctaaaatacttagttagtcatttgtttaatagtaatttaacattatataattcacatataaaactatgaattgtaattttaaatggtttaatagcatgtagaatagcgtatgtaggcaagtatatttcttcttttttatcaagaagcaaagacaaaaaggaaaaaaaaaagaaacagggcggGGTGTGGTGGTTGAAACACCcatccccaccaatgccaaaaccaaatctacgcccttgcttTCAGCATCATTTGTGTTTTCATACCTTCTCTTTACATGTGTATATAATTCCTAGTAATCAAGAATTATTTCATGTTGATAAATATATTCTGTAAAAGTGTGCAagcttgaaaaaaaaactcaagtgAGTAAAGAGGTCTTattgtgactttaaaaataTGTCTGACTTCCTCTGTCACAGGATATCAGCAGAACTGAAGAGTTTTTCTCAGAGGCATCGAGTGACGCCTACAGCAGCTTTGTGACTTAATTGCACCTTCTTAAACAGCTTGTTCTCTTTCTGTACTTCCTTCTTTCTAACATCGGCTGGGTGACACGGTTTAATCTAAttctttaaaacaataaaataataagacaACACTTGGGCTTGTTTGGTAAGGACACATTTTATTGCTTTAATTCAGTAACTTTTTACCTTTCTTTTACTGCACTTACAGGTACATGTAAAGTAATTTTATTTACTGATGTTCTAGTTTTACATAGACTGCtttgtgttatattttttttatatttcaccaTAGTTTGAAGTGAAGaactacaagaaaaaaaacaagatatgtacaaaaggaaaatatttttaaaaaaatgtaagtaCAGTGTTACAGCTCCATACGTGaaatgatttcttttcttttttaaaatccagGCAGTAGAGTAGTCTGTCTGTGAACATTCAGACAGTCAGCATGTTACTGATTGTCCTGCTTATTTCAGGTGAGTATTTCAGTATTTCAAAGTAATTATTAGAGTTATTTTACATCGTGAACTTCATTTAATAACAAAGACTTACTTTTTGTCCTGACtttaaattaatatattttatgtagAAACTGTTAACAACAGAGGAACAAAAATGTTTGTTGGCACTTTCAAGCATTACAATAGACAATTTTTGAATctctgattattattattattattttcatcttACATCCAAACAGCAGATGGTGGCTAAAATGTTCCTGTTATGGCTGGATTATCagctaaatatttaattttacaaGAAAATATTCACATACAAAAATACTATCTCACTAACTAAATTGTAGAGAATACACGTTTTGCTCGggcatagaaaaaaaacatgtagttaactaaaattaatgtgtgaattgattaataattaaattgtatttacAGCTGCTTTGGCTGGTTGTCCTGATGAAACAGCACTCTTCATAACTGCACCAAAGAAGCTGGAAGCACTGAGTGGATCTTGTTTGCAAATCCCATGTAGCTTCAGCACCAAAGAAGAACAGAAatttaacaacacaaaaaaaacctttggagTGTGGATTAAAACTCAATCCCAATTTGGCAAATATCCAAACAATGTGATCTTCAACAGTAGTGGAGCAGTTAGCATCTATCCAATGAGTATTACTGGGAACCTGAGTCAGAGAGACTGCACCACTCTGTTTACTAATTTAACCACAAACTACACAGCCACATACTTCTTCAGAGTAGAGAGAGAAACATTCAAGGCAACAGCTGCTTGTGATTCTCTTCATATAACAGTCAGAGgtaatagtgttttttttttttctttcattattttgtCTTACCTATTAATAAACTTATATTCAGGACTTTGATCTATTGTTTGATTATAATGAATACCTGTTGAGCAAATTTTGTATGACAGTCGTAATGATTGTCCCAGCATGATACTCAGGGGATTGTGTCTTATTATAATTTCTGCTCTGCAGTTATTTTAAGGACGTGATTGCATTTGTAAATTTAAGTATGAAATCAGAACAGATTTACAGATTTTAATCAATGGTACAAATTTCAGTGTGATTTTATAATGAATATGTATGTGAAACCACAGATTCTCCTTGGAGGCCCAATATTACAATCCCAGGTGATCTGAAGGAGAAGGAGTCTGTCAATATaacctgctcagctctcactccCTGTCCACACTCCCGTCCTCAACTCACCTGGAATCTCACACAAGACTCTCACAACAAAATAGAGGAAAACACAGATGGAAGCTTTACAACTAAAATCCAGCAGACCATCACTCTGTCagacacacatgatggaaagaagatcagctgctctgccagaTATCCTGTGAACCAAGGAAAAGACACcaagacagcagagacagaagagACTCTCAGTGTTTCATGTAAGACAATCAGAGTTTGTTGCTGAACTGAATCCTATAGGACAACATGATTTatgggatatttttttttttttttccagatgttCCTAAAGACACCTCAGCATCCATCAGTCCATCAGGTTTGGTGTCAGCAGGCAGCTGGGTGAAGCTGACCTGCTCCAGCAGAGCCAAACCTCCAGTCAGCAGCTTCACCTGGTTCAAGAAGAGCAGAGATGGAGCTGTGAAAGTATCTGAAGGAGAGATTTACAGCTTCAATGTAACAGATGGAggagtttattactgtgtggCCACTAATGTTCTGGGTAATCAGACATCAGCAGAGATTCATGTGACTGTTAGAGGTAAAGTTACTCAccagttattttaaaaattgtattttccttttttttttctagttttcttTGTGATATACTTtatgagagagaagaaaaagaagtttgCTTTATAAGAcacttaattttattttataaaaatcaGGATTGTACTTCATCCTTCACAGTGCAGTTATTCAGCTTTTAAACCTTATAGACGTTTCTGTAATACAAGAATCTTCTTGCATTACAGAAAACTGGTTGGTGTCTACACTATAGTGAAGACTGTGGGAATCATAATGCTTGTGAGCACACTGATCATCTTTGACTACTGACAGTCAGACTTTGATCTATGGgatattctttttttctccagatGCTCCTAAAGACACCTCAGCATCCATCAGTCCATCAGGTTTGGTGTCAGCAGGCAGCTGGGTGAAGCTGACCTGCTCCAGCAGAGCCAAACCTCCAGTCAGCAGCTTCACCTGGTTCAAGAAGAGCAGAGATGGAGCTGTGAAAGTATCTGAAGGAGAGATTTACAGCTTCAATGTAACAGATGGAggagtttattactgtgtggCCACTAATGATCTGGGTAATCAGACATCAGCAGAGATTCACGTGACTGTTGCAGGTAAAGATAAAGGCTGAAGACACTGaagtctttcttttcttccatttttcaaTTGTCTTTGAAGATTTCCTTGTTGATCTATTAATTTCATTGCTACACTGAAACTTAACAACAATGTAAAAAAAGCTTTTGCAGGCGTATCTTTAAGTCCACATTATTGTATATTGTTTGACTCACACAGAGTCCACACTGGGCCTACTTCTTGGAGGAATCTCTGGGATCATCTTACTCATTTGTTTGATAATCTTTCTTTGGCAAGTATCACACATCACATTAGAAGACATGATGTTTAACGGTGATATTTTAGCAGcactttaaaatgtgttttttttttccatcaagCTGAAATCTACTCACACATATATTCAacataaacaaatataattttattgcTTCTCATGTCGTCCAGGTGGTCAAAGTCAATGCGTCGAACTCAACAACAGACTCGGGTAA
It contains:
- the LOC106097644 gene encoding sialoadhesin-like is translated as MLLIVLLISAALAGCPDETALFITAPKKLEALSGSCLQIPCSFSTKEEQKFNNTKKTFGVWIKTQSQFGKYPNNVIFNSSGAVSIYPMSITGNLSQRDCTTLFTNLTTNYTATYFFRVERETFKATAACDSLHITVRDSPWRPNITIPGDLKEKESVNITCSALTPCPHSRPQLTWNLTQDSHNKIEENTDGSFTTKIQQTITLSDTHDGKKISCSARYPVNQGKDTKTAETEETLSVSYAPKDTSASISPSGLVSAGSWVKLTCSSRAKPPVSSFTWFKKSRDGAVKVSEGEIYSFNVTDGGVYYCVATNDLGNQTSAEIHVTVAESTLGLLLGGISGIILLICLIIFLWWSKSMRRTQQQTRIQPHEEWVVEGPANNTEKEEENIHYGEISFSKLGFEASSDSVQDRGQQQDTVYAQVKVNNQENSLTQRAHGQEELYTEVKKK